Within Montipora foliosa isolate CH-2021 chromosome 3, ASM3666993v2, whole genome shotgun sequence, the genomic segment CTCAATTCCTTTTATTGGAATGTTGATAACAAAGAACGGCAACAAGTTGGAGACCCAGGTCTATCGTAAACCTACGAATGCGGGccttttacttcattttcaaagtcACACCGATTTGCGCTACAAGAAGTGTCttatcaaaacaatggttcatcGTGCAAAGGATTTGTCCTCTACGCATCAAGCATTCGTCGATGAATGTAGGCATctaaaatctttgtttaatcACCTTGGTTACCCTAGTTCTTTAGTGAATGGTATCATCGACAAATGTGATTATCGCTCTACACTAGATGATAAGACAAAACCTGATGAAACTTTTAGAGTCAGCATTCCGTTCAAAGATCAAGTCTCAGCGAACATGGTAAAAAGGCAAATGCGCGATCTCAGTTCAAAAATCGGCATTGATGTACAGCCAATCTACACCAGCAAGAAACTTGAGCAGGATCTaaagcttaaagaaatcaagccacgtatcgtaaatcagcatagcgttgtttattgctttaaatgtgatttgtgtgattcaaatta encodes:
- the LOC137997378 gene encoding uncharacterized protein, which gives rise to MSRTHYKNYFEIFEKVPVLQMAPYVDDTLAIMPGLDVAESFLDALNGLHSSIHFTMELFNNDSIPFIGMLITKNGNKLETQVYRKPTNAGLLLHFQSHTDLRYKKCLIKTMVHRAKDLSSTHQAFVDECRHLKSLFNHLGYPSSLVNGIIDKCDYRSTLDDKTKPDETFRVSIPFKDQVSANMVKRQMRDLSSKIGIDVQPIYTSKKLEQDLKLKEIKPRIVNQHSVVYCFKCDLCDSNYVGYTTRHLFQRIADHRYSAIGRHLRDAHGNVDLLNESQFRMLKKCSTKWDCLVYEMLYIRTIRPNLNTQSDSIRAKLFV